The following coding sequences lie in one Halogeometricum rufum genomic window:
- a CDS encoding YihY/virulence factor BrkB family protein, which yields MSVRIRNQLSVGRSVVSTIQEREVTFLAASISYYTLVSLVPLLTLALVVASFVGGDAFRAYVLDLAQQYLLPSGSDLVSGALEDPTGQGALSVVSLGVTLWGALKLFRGLDIAFSRIYGSEASGLVGQLRDGIVVLASLGAGTLGVAAATVVIGLVDLPFAEIISPVLLLVLLVVAFFPFYYVLPEAGLSPREALPGTLFAAVGWAILGVVFGIYTATAGASVAGALGAILLLVTWFYFSGILVLTGAVVNAVLAGKVVDGPGDGVSGDRQVQHRRARRTDRTMSVDDAPGSDDAGETDVEPRGAPDIEQLEDRVEELRADLDAFESDVQERTVDRPDVESELKRYVRGRMRQGKARGWGPYLVLLYGTAVTIAAFFLIQDDLLAVVAMLVTYLSTLGLYVLFVVFGVGLGALGVPGRLVDWVRDRRS from the coding sequence GTGAGCGTTCGGATTCGCAATCAGTTATCCGTGGGTCGGTCGGTGGTCAGTACCATCCAGGAGCGCGAGGTGACGTTCCTGGCGGCGAGCATCTCCTACTACACGCTCGTCTCCCTCGTTCCGCTTCTCACGCTCGCCCTCGTCGTCGCGTCGTTCGTCGGCGGCGACGCGTTCAGGGCGTACGTGCTCGACCTCGCCCAGCAGTACCTCCTGCCGTCGGGGTCGGACCTCGTCAGCGGCGCGCTCGAAGACCCGACGGGACAGGGCGCGCTGTCGGTGGTGAGTCTCGGCGTCACGCTGTGGGGGGCGCTGAAACTGTTCCGCGGCCTCGACATCGCCTTCTCGCGCATCTACGGGTCGGAGGCGAGCGGGCTCGTCGGGCAACTCAGAGACGGCATCGTCGTGCTGGCGTCGCTCGGCGCGGGGACGCTCGGCGTCGCCGCCGCCACCGTCGTCATCGGCCTCGTCGACCTCCCGTTCGCCGAGATTATCTCTCCCGTCCTGCTCCTCGTCCTCCTCGTCGTCGCGTTCTTCCCGTTCTACTATGTCCTGCCCGAAGCCGGCCTCTCTCCGCGGGAGGCGCTCCCGGGGACGCTGTTCGCGGCCGTCGGCTGGGCGATTCTCGGCGTCGTCTTCGGTATCTACACCGCGACGGCGGGCGCGTCCGTCGCGGGCGCTCTCGGGGCGATTCTGCTGCTCGTGACGTGGTTCTACTTCTCGGGCATCCTCGTGCTCACGGGCGCGGTGGTCAACGCCGTCCTCGCTGGGAAAGTGGTGGACGGACCGGGGGACGGCGTCTCGGGAGACCGGCAGGTACAACACAGACGCGCCCGACGAACAGACCGGACGATGAGCGTGGACGACGCACCCGGTAGCGACGACGCGGGCGAGACGGACGTGGAACCCCGCGGCGCGCCCGACATCGAGCAACTCGAAGACCGCGTCGAGGAACTCCGCGCGGACCTCGACGCGTTCGAGTCGGACGTACAGGAGCGCACCGTCGACCGCCCGGACGTGGAGTCGGAACTCAAACGCTACGTGCGCGGTCGGATGCGACAGGGGAAGGCCCGCGGGTGGGGGCCGTACCTCGTCCTCCTCTACGGGACGGCCGTCACCATCGCGGCGTTCTTCCTCATCCAGGACGACCTGCTCGCCGTCGTCGCCATGCTCGTCACGTACCTCTCGACGCTCGGCCTGTACGTCCTCTTCGTCGTCTTCGGCGTCGGACTGGGCGCCCTCGGCGTCCCCGGCCGCCTCGTCGACTGGGTCCGCGACCGGCGGTCCTGA
- a CDS encoding phosphatase PAP2 family protein, which translates to MQTLVTARGVGELAVADSLPDAVVSLFAALTYLGDPWLCLLAVSAAYVVGDRLGIARPSSAFVLALGLGAVGLTVGLKELFALPRPPGAVESGYGFPSGHALGATVFWGGVALLADAGRRRVRLGVAAAVVFVVALSRVVIGVHYLADVVAGVAVATAFLAVVFAAGPGLRRTAVPSDRAVVACFLGGGALTAAAAVTNPIESEVLLGLGTAAAGAVVWSRLGGALDGDDASPRSLVVGAVAVPLPLAVMVAVVELSLGSVALVTAGAGGGAALLSLPAAVSSLLD; encoded by the coding sequence ATGCAGACGCTCGTCACCGCCCGCGGCGTCGGTGAACTCGCCGTCGCCGACTCGCTCCCGGACGCCGTCGTGTCCCTGTTCGCCGCGCTCACCTACCTCGGCGACCCGTGGCTCTGTCTGCTGGCCGTGAGCGCCGCCTACGTCGTCGGCGACCGACTCGGCATCGCGCGGCCGTCGTCGGCGTTCGTCCTCGCCCTCGGCCTCGGGGCCGTCGGCCTCACCGTCGGCCTGAAGGAACTGTTCGCCCTCCCGCGCCCGCCGGGTGCGGTCGAGTCGGGGTACGGCTTCCCCAGCGGTCACGCCCTCGGCGCGACGGTGTTCTGGGGCGGCGTCGCCCTCCTCGCCGACGCGGGCCGCCGCCGCGTCCGACTGGGTGTCGCCGCCGCCGTCGTCTTCGTCGTCGCCCTCTCCCGCGTCGTCATCGGCGTCCACTACCTCGCGGACGTGGTCGCGGGCGTCGCCGTCGCGACTGCCTTCCTCGCCGTCGTCTTCGCCGCCGGGCCGGGCCTCCGCCGGACCGCCGTCCCCTCTGACCGCGCCGTCGTCGCCTGCTTCCTCGGCGGCGGTGCCCTCACCGCTGCCGCCGCCGTCACGAACCCCATCGAGAGCGAGGTGCTCCTCGGACTCGGGACGGCCGCCGCCGGCGCAGTCGTCTGGTCGCGCCTCGGCGGCGCCCTCGACGGCGACGACGCCTCTCCCCGGTCGCTGGTCGTCGGCGCCGTCGCGGTTCCCCTCCCGTTGGCCGTGATGGTCGCCGTCGTCGAACTGTCGCTCGGGTCCGTCGCTCTCGTCACCGCGGGGGCCGGCGGCGGCGCCGCGTTGCTGTCGCTCCCCGCCGCGGTGTCGTCACTGCTCGATTGA
- the glnA gene encoding type I glutamate--ammonia ligase: MTDENAHSDVVADGGLSAEAQRVVDEIEEKEVDFLRLQFTDILGTVKNVAVPATQAEKAFTEGIYFDGSSIEGFVRIQESDMRLKPDPETFAILPWRDGRSARLICDVINTTTGEPFEGDPRYILKQAIARAEEMGYEINAAPEPEFFLFEEDEEGRATTKTNDAGGYFDLAPKDLASDVRRDIIYGLERMGFEIEASHHEVAQGQHEINFEYDDALTTADNVGTFRTVVRAIAAQHDLHATFMPKPIPRINGSGMHTHLSLFTEDGENAFHDEDDEFNLSETAHSFLAGILEHAPALSAVTNPTVNSYKRLVPGYEAPVYVAWSDRNRSALIRKPAARVPAASRIEARFPDPSCNPYLAFAALIHAGLDGVEQDLEAPDPVRENIYEFDEEKREEYGITTLPSNLGEAVDALQEDEVVQDALGEHVYEKFVEAKTQEYDEFRIDVSQWELDRYLEKF, from the coding sequence ATGACGGACGAAAACGCTCACTCTGACGTTGTAGCCGATGGCGGTCTCTCGGCGGAAGCACAGCGCGTCGTCGACGAAATCGAGGAGAAGGAAGTCGACTTCCTCCGCCTCCAGTTCACCGACATTCTCGGCACCGTAAAGAACGTCGCCGTTCCCGCGACGCAGGCCGAGAAGGCATTTACCGAAGGAATCTACTTCGACGGGTCCTCCATCGAGGGCTTCGTGCGCATCCAGGAGTCCGACATGCGCCTCAAGCCCGACCCCGAGACGTTCGCGATTCTCCCGTGGCGCGACGGCCGGTCCGCGCGCCTCATCTGCGACGTGATCAACACCACGACGGGCGAACCGTTCGAGGGCGACCCGCGGTACATCCTGAAGCAGGCCATCGCCCGCGCCGAGGAGATGGGCTACGAGATAAACGCCGCGCCCGAACCCGAGTTCTTCCTGTTCGAGGAGGACGAGGAGGGTCGCGCGACGACGAAGACGAACGACGCCGGCGGCTACTTCGACCTCGCGCCGAAGGACCTCGCCTCCGACGTGCGCCGTGACATCATCTACGGCCTCGAACGGATGGGCTTCGAGATAGAGGCCAGCCACCACGAGGTCGCACAGGGGCAACACGAGATCAACTTCGAGTACGACGACGCCCTCACGACGGCCGACAACGTGGGGACGTTCCGCACCGTCGTCCGCGCCATCGCCGCGCAACACGACCTGCACGCGACGTTCATGCCCAAGCCCATCCCGCGCATCAACGGGTCCGGCATGCACACGCACCTGTCGCTGTTCACCGAGGACGGCGAGAACGCGTTCCACGACGAGGACGACGAGTTCAACCTCTCGGAGACGGCCCACTCGTTCCTCGCGGGCATCCTCGAACACGCCCCGGCGCTCTCGGCCGTGACGAACCCGACGGTGAACTCCTACAAGCGTCTGGTCCCCGGCTACGAAGCGCCCGTCTACGTCGCGTGGTCCGACCGCAACCGCTCGGCCCTCATCCGGAAGCCGGCGGCGCGCGTCCCCGCGGCCAGCCGTATCGAGGCTCGCTTCCCCGACCCGTCCTGCAACCCGTACCTCGCCTTCGCTGCGCTCATCCACGCGGGTCTCGACGGCGTCGAGCAGGACCTCGAAGCGCCCGACCCGGTCCGCGAGAACATCTACGAGTTCGACGAGGAGAAGCGCGAGGAGTACGGCATCACCACGCTCCCGTCGAACCTCGGCGAAGCGGTCGACGCCCTGCAGGAGGACGAAGTCGTGCAGGACGCACTCGGCGAACACGTCTACGAGAAGTTCGTCGAGGCGAAGACGCAGGAGTACGACGAGTTCCGCATCGACGTCTCGCAGTGGGAACTCGACCGGTACCTCGAGAAGTTCTGA
- the lrp gene encoding HTH-type transcriptional regulator Lrp, with translation MTYENLDAKLINALLGDGRASLRSLAEELDVSVTTVSNHLRDLEDEGVIEGYTPRVNYDALGYDVTAVIQLKVEGSALPEITDRLREQKQMISVYEVTGDYDIIAIGKFTDTDGMNDQIKQLLTDADIRESNTSVVLNAVVENQQFDLDIEE, from the coding sequence ATGACGTACGAAAACCTCGATGCAAAACTCATCAACGCACTCCTCGGCGACGGGCGCGCGAGTCTTCGAAGCCTCGCAGAGGAACTCGACGTGTCGGTCACGACAGTCTCGAACCACCTCCGCGACCTGGAAGACGAAGGCGTCATCGAGGGGTACACCCCGCGTGTGAACTACGACGCCCTCGGCTACGACGTCACCGCCGTCATCCAACTCAAGGTCGAGGGGAGCGCACTTCCCGAGATTACGGACCGACTCCGCGAACAGAAACAGATGATCTCCGTCTACGAGGTGACGGGCGACTACGACATCATCGCCATCGGCAAGTTCACCGACACCGACGGAATGAACGACCAGATAAAGCAACTGCTGACGGACGCGGACATCCGCGAGTCCAACACGAGCGTCGTCCTCAACGCCGTCGTGGAGAACCAGCAGTTCGACCTCGACATCGAAGAGTAG
- a CDS encoding aminopeptidase yields MDPRIREHAQVVADHSTDIDEGDNVVVTAPAAAEELVVALHEECAERGANPVYLNSSSRASRAFLRNHDGEFETPDHLLAMYEEMDVFVAVRGDVNASETADVDPDTNAAYRRAMQPVLQERLSKEWCLTQFPTSGNAQLAGMSTDGYQNFVWDAVNLDWDEQYEFQQQMVEILDDADEVRVVAGDETDVTMSVAGNTTLNDKGEKNLPGGEVFTAPVRDSVEGEVHFDMPLYRQGREISDVRVRFEDGRVESYSAERNEEVLDGVFDTDEGARYLGELGIGMNRAIDQFTYNMLFDEKMGDTVHMAVGSAYPETVGEENEVNDSAEHVDMILDMSEDSVVEVDGEVVQRDGTFVFEDDFE; encoded by the coding sequence ATGGACCCACGTATCCGTGAACACGCGCAGGTCGTCGCGGACCACTCCACCGACATCGACGAGGGTGACAACGTCGTCGTCACCGCTCCCGCCGCGGCGGAGGAGTTGGTCGTCGCCCTCCACGAGGAGTGTGCGGAACGCGGGGCGAACCCCGTCTATCTGAACAGCAGTTCCCGCGCCTCCCGCGCGTTCCTCCGGAACCACGACGGCGAGTTCGAGACGCCGGACCACCTCCTCGCGATGTACGAGGAGATGGACGTGTTCGTCGCGGTTCGCGGCGACGTGAACGCCTCGGAGACGGCAGACGTGGACCCGGACACGAACGCCGCCTACCGCCGGGCGATGCAACCCGTCCTGCAGGAACGCCTCTCGAAGGAGTGGTGTCTCACGCAGTTCCCCACGTCGGGCAACGCCCAACTCGCCGGCATGAGCACCGACGGCTACCAGAACTTCGTCTGGGACGCCGTCAACCTCGACTGGGACGAGCAGTACGAGTTCCAACAGCAGATGGTCGAGATTCTCGACGACGCCGACGAGGTGCGCGTCGTCGCCGGCGACGAGACGGACGTGACGATGAGCGTCGCGGGCAACACCACCCTGAACGACAAGGGCGAGAAGAACCTCCCCGGCGGCGAAGTCTTCACCGCGCCCGTGCGCGACAGCGTCGAGGGCGAGGTTCACTTCGACATGCCCCTCTACCGGCAGGGCCGGGAGATATCGGACGTCCGCGTGCGGTTCGAGGACGGCCGCGTCGAGTCCTACAGCGCCGAACGCAACGAGGAAGTGCTGGACGGCGTGTTCGACACCGACGAGGGCGCGCGCTACCTCGGCGAGTTGGGCATCGGGATGAACCGCGCCATCGACCAGTTCACCTACAACATGCTGTTCGACGAGAAGATGGGCGACACCGTCCACATGGCCGTCGGGTCGGCGTACCCCGAGACGGTGGGCGAGGAGAACGAGGTGAACGACAGCGCGGAACACGTGGACATGATTCTGGACATGTCGGAGGACTCCGTCGTCGAGGTTGACGGCGAAGTCGTCCAGCGAGACGGGACGTTCGTGTTCGAAGACGACTTCGAGTAA
- a CDS encoding DoxX family protein, whose translation MSTPTTTTTRSTYDELLNFDLQGTLAGYWLVALRLITGYWFLHAGWTKFGFVSGEAFDATGYLLHGTGGSPIHGFFAWAASMPWLMSFTNFMIPAGEFLIGLGLIVGGLVRLASFFGAVLMVFFYLGNADWAHGLVNGDLFGLVLFVTLATFGAGRILGLDAYLEKLDFAKSRAAKFILG comes from the coding sequence ATGAGCACTCCCACCACCACCACGACTCGCAGCACCTACGACGAACTCCTCAACTTCGACCTGCAGGGGACCCTCGCCGGGTACTGGCTGGTCGCCCTTCGCCTGATAACCGGCTACTGGTTCCTGCACGCCGGATGGACCAAGTTCGGCTTCGTCTCGGGCGAAGCGTTCGACGCCACCGGCTACCTCCTCCACGGAACCGGCGGCAGCCCCATCCACGGCTTCTTCGCGTGGGCCGCGTCGATGCCGTGGCTGATGTCGTTCACGAACTTCATGATTCCCGCGGGCGAGTTCCTCATCGGACTCGGACTGATCGTCGGCGGTCTCGTCCGACTGGCCTCGTTCTTCGGGGCCGTCCTGATGGTGTTCTTCTACCTGGGGAACGCCGACTGGGCGCACGGACTGGTCAACGGTGACCTGTTCGGACTGGTCCTGTTCGTGACCCTCGCGACGTTCGGCGCGGGCCGCATCCTCGGCCTCGACGCCTACCTCGAGAAACTCGACTTCGCGAAGTCGCGGGCCGCGAAGTTCATCCTCGGTTGA
- a CDS encoding BGTF surface domain-containing protein, producing MTSNTKQLRAVFLAALMVLSVFAGTVAFAGSAAAVDSGTVDNFDPDNLDEGTQETHTFNVSYANYDGGDGTDTVDINLPSSVTVDSYDVTVYNESNSSNIATASGSSPGTTDLSVDFGQATTGSNNATIWVNGTVTITAPSVDKDTDANVWFNVSDATDGMVNKSQTVTINDLGATSENPRYLESVHWDNFSSDNNAQLEIAFSEPVTGVNNIQWYVDEKPMGTLGSADVSDNGRYVWNLSEVYTGDVEVKIPASVEDLQSNDVSNTGNKTVDVAPVTVKSGDVNAYKGSSVAVVADAPDTDIEVEAGDDEDFTYFQSGSTGTNSQVYVFGTQNRDVGQYNVSVAGTADVAEINVRDLGLEVSVDDLNVTNEDVIEGTVSANAGERPIEVELLDSDEDTVATIGADLTGQAEYDYEFNASELELDEDNYTVLATDNQSGVDAESSSIVVSDAGEGRADIGGSGIITDERGDVVNITITLQNTDYATLTLGSSDVGYRSNVTVEDENGDGQVNLLFNTWAATNAGSIGNDGGNVYDVPNLEDDDDSITKASIEEGVNSLLESGEYDLEVRAGQDSDDDSQGVGTLTLEERNTTAVNTWTAPSGSTLEDTDDVYEAVGNNNLTQTNTVAYGDLAVHQVEASGLEGLLEAQGTDDVTTAFYNNNGSEYTLTVEQVDPGANRDPYALVLNDTNSDVFADSENDTYFVVYDTDSKDIDTTERSIENDHTLEANFTVEEDEDNLADDRQTVTDEYDLVEGEHILDDPYNVSASAEQTIEGETTVAPGTELSLRVRSSGDTQPSFLKTATVYVTENRTFSGTFDFSEQEVGDTYEITVRNGPADSETVDGTVLESVETETEMTETDAPDTATDAPDTATDAPDTATDAPDTATEAPGTDTEAPGTDTGTSTGTPGFGVVVAVTALLAAALLAVRRD from the coding sequence ATGACAAGCAACACGAAGCAACTCCGCGCAGTGTTCCTCGCGGCGCTGATGGTTCTGTCGGTCTTCGCCGGCACCGTCGCGTTCGCAGGATCTGCTGCTGCCGTCGATTCGGGGACGGTCGACAACTTCGACCCCGACAACCTCGACGAGGGCACGCAGGAGACACACACGTTCAACGTATCGTATGCGAACTACGACGGTGGTGACGGTACCGACACCGTCGACATCAACCTGCCGAGCTCCGTGACCGTCGACTCCTACGACGTCACGGTCTACAACGAGAGTAACAGCTCGAACATCGCGACGGCGTCCGGCTCTTCGCCCGGCACGACGGACCTCTCCGTCGACTTCGGTCAGGCGACGACCGGCTCCAACAACGCGACCATCTGGGTCAACGGCACGGTGACCATCACCGCGCCCTCGGTCGACAAGGACACCGACGCTAACGTCTGGTTCAACGTCTCTGACGCCACCGACGGTATGGTGAACAAGAGCCAGACGGTCACCATCAACGACCTCGGCGCGACGAGCGAGAACCCGCGCTACCTCGAGAGCGTCCACTGGGACAACTTCTCGTCCGACAACAACGCGCAGCTGGAAATCGCGTTCAGTGAGCCCGTCACTGGCGTGAACAACATCCAGTGGTACGTCGACGAGAAGCCGATGGGCACGCTCGGTTCCGCGGACGTCAGCGACAACGGTCGCTACGTCTGGAACCTGAGCGAGGTCTACACCGGTGACGTCGAAGTCAAGATTCCCGCGAGCGTCGAGGACCTGCAGTCCAACGACGTCTCGAACACGGGTAACAAGACGGTCGACGTCGCACCCGTGACGGTCAAGTCCGGTGACGTGAACGCCTACAAGGGCTCCAGCGTCGCCGTGGTCGCGGACGCGCCCGACACCGACATCGAAGTCGAAGCGGGCGACGACGAGGACTTCACCTACTTCCAGTCCGGTAGCACCGGCACGAACAGTCAGGTGTACGTCTTCGGTACGCAGAACCGCGACGTGGGCCAGTACAACGTCAGCGTCGCCGGGACTGCTGACGTCGCAGAGATCAACGTTCGTGACCTCGGTCTGGAAGTCAGCGTCGACGACCTGAACGTCACGAACGAGGACGTCATCGAGGGCACGGTCTCCGCGAACGCGGGCGAGCGTCCCATCGAGGTCGAACTGCTCGACTCCGACGAGGACACGGTCGCCACCATCGGCGCTGACCTCACGGGTCAGGCCGAGTACGACTACGAGTTCAACGCGTCCGAACTCGAACTCGACGAGGACAACTACACGGTGCTGGCGACGGACAACCAGTCCGGCGTCGACGCCGAGTCCTCCTCCATCGTCGTCAGCGACGCCGGTGAGGGCCGCGCCGACATCGGCGGCTCCGGCATCATCACCGACGAGCGCGGTGACGTCGTGAACATCACCATCACGCTGCAGAACACCGACTACGCGACCCTGACGCTCGGGTCCTCGGACGTCGGCTACCGCAGCAACGTGACGGTCGAAGACGAGAACGGTGACGGGCAGGTCAACCTCCTGTTCAACACGTGGGCGGCCACCAACGCCGGCAGCATCGGCAACGACGGTGGTAACGTCTACGACGTCCCCAACCTCGAGGACGACGACGACTCCATCACCAAGGCTAGCATCGAGGAGGGCGTCAACTCGCTCCTCGAATCCGGCGAGTACGACCTCGAAGTCCGCGCCGGTCAGGACTCCGACGACGACTCGCAGGGCGTCGGCACGCTGACGCTCGAAGAGCGCAACACGACCGCCGTCAACACGTGGACCGCACCGTCGGGCTCGACGCTCGAGGACACCGACGACGTCTACGAAGCCGTCGGTAACAACAACCTCACGCAGACCAACACGGTCGCCTACGGCGACCTCGCCGTCCACCAGGTCGAGGCGTCCGGTCTCGAGGGCCTCCTCGAGGCGCAGGGCACCGACGACGTGACGACCGCGTTCTACAACAACAACGGCAGCGAGTACACGCTCACGGTCGAGCAGGTCGACCCCGGTGCGAACCGCGACCCGTACGCGCTGGTCCTGAACGACACGAACTCCGACGTCTTCGCTGACTCGGAGAACGACACGTACTTCGTTGTCTACGACACGGACAGCAAGGACATCGACACGACCGAGCGTAGCATCGAGAACGACCACACGCTCGAAGCCAACTTCACGGTCGAGGAAGACGAGGACAACCTCGCTGACGACCGCCAGACGGTCACCGACGAGTACGACCTCGTCGAAGGTGAGCACATCCTCGACGACCCGTACAACGTCTCCGCCTCCGCGGAACAGACGATAGAGGGCGAGACGACCGTCGCGCCCGGTACGGAACTCAGCCTGCGCGTCCGCTCTAGCGGCGACACGCAGCCGAGCTTCCTGAAGACCGCGACCGTCTACGTCACCGAGAACCGGACGTTCTCGGGCACGTTCGACTTCAGCGAGCAGGAAGTCGGCGACACGTACGAGATCACGGTCCGCAACGGTCCCGCTGACTCCGAAACCGTCGACGGGACGGTTCTCGAGAGCGTCGAGACCGAGACGGAGATGACCGAGACGGACGCGCCGGACACGGCCACGGACGCGCCGGACACGGCCACGGACGCGCCGGACACGGCCACGGACGCGCCTGACACGGCTACCGAAGCGCCCGGTACGGACACCGAAGCGCCCGGTACCGACACGGGCACCTCCACCGGCACGCCCGGCTTCGGTGTCGTCGTCGCCGTGACGGCGCTGCTGGCCGCCGCGCTCCTCGCCGTCCGCCGCGACTAA
- the fer gene encoding ferredoxin Fer, with translation MDSPFEILGVEPDADDAEVDRAYRRRVIEVHPDQGGSAAEFNRVRTAYEQIKAGYSPESTNGEVAANAPESTRVAEDADSEPEADEEEEEEGSRVEYLNYEVLDDHGWDLGDEDLFEKAAEADLAHEDFGVFLAHPNETLLEAAENRGFAWPYACRGGACANCAVAVVEGEMDTPGDHILPSTMLDQDIRLSCMGGPVSDDIKVIFNVKHLPGLDELRLPPYPFEQAHMND, from the coding sequence GTGGATTCTCCGTTCGAGATTCTCGGGGTCGAACCGGACGCGGACGACGCGGAGGTGGACCGCGCCTACAGGCGCCGGGTCATCGAAGTCCACCCCGACCAGGGCGGGTCGGCCGCCGAGTTCAACCGCGTTCGGACGGCGTACGAGCAGATAAAAGCGGGCTACTCGCCCGAGTCCACCAACGGCGAAGTCGCAGCGAACGCGCCGGAGTCGACGCGCGTCGCCGAGGACGCCGACTCGGAACCCGAGGCGGACGAAGAAGAAGAGGAGGAGGGGTCGCGGGTCGAGTATCTGAACTACGAAGTGCTGGACGACCACGGCTGGGACCTCGGCGACGAGGACCTGTTCGAGAAGGCCGCCGAGGCCGACCTCGCACACGAGGACTTCGGCGTGTTCCTCGCGCACCCGAACGAGACGCTCCTCGAAGCCGCCGAGAACCGCGGCTTCGCGTGGCCATACGCCTGCCGCGGTGGAGCGTGCGCCAACTGCGCCGTCGCCGTCGTCGAGGGCGAGATGGACACGCCCGGTGACCACATCCTCCCCTCGACGATGCTCGACCAGGACATCCGCCTGTCCTGCATGGGCGGTCCCGTCTCGGACGACATCAAGGTCATCTTCAACGTCAAGCACCTGCCCGGACTCGACGAACTCCGCCTGCCGCCGTACCCGTTCGAGCAGGCGCACATGAACGACTGA